The DNA region GGGCTTGCTGCTCCGTGCCCTGCAGCCTGCCGACCGGGGCCTCTACTCCTGCACCGCCACCGAGAACAACTTCAAGCATGTCGTCACGAGGGTACAGCTGCACGTGCTGGGTCGGGACGCCGTCCACGCTGCCCTCTTCCCACCGCCAGCTGTGAGCGCCCCGCCGCCCCCCGGCGCCGGCCTCCCCACGCCCCCTTACCAGGAGCTGGCCCAGCTGCTGGCCCAGCCAGAAGTGGGCCTCATCCACCAGTACTGCCAGGGCTACTGGCGCCACgtgcccccaagccccagggagGCCCCGGGGGCACCCAGGCCTCCTGAACCCCAGGACCAGAAAAAGCCCCGGAACCGCCGCCACCACCCGCCGGACACATGAGGCCAGCTGTCTGAGCCCTGCGATGGGCCAGCCTCGGCCTTGTCCCTtttaatataaaagatatatatatatatatataaatatatatatataaaatatctatattctaTACACACCCTGCCCCTGCAAAGACAGTATTTATTGGTGGGTTGTATATAGCCTGCCTCAGCGGCAGCACTGTCCAAAACTTAGACCCACGCTGGTCAGAGACGGCAGAAAACAGAGCCCACCTAACCAGGCCCAGCCAGTCGGCAGGGCCAGGCCAGGACCACACAGCCCCCAGACTCGGCTGGGAGTCTACCTGCTCGACTGCCACCACTGGAATCTACAGGAcacagggagggagcagggtcCGCCTGGACAGGGCCCGGACTGCTTACCTTGGCCAGCGTGTGCCATCAGGCTGTACGGCTGGTACAGACAGACACGGGTGCGAGGACTGCTTTGGagactgggagtgggggtggggggctcaggtgcactcaaaggagggaagaaggggccGTCACAGGAGGCCGGCCCCTGCCTGGGAGGGGACACTCAGTCAAGTCCAGCCCCCTCCCGGGtatttattctctatttattGGGGACAGGAGCAAAGGAGCCCTGCCTGGGTGGGGCACACTTccagccccctccttccctccctgcctggccaCTCTACCTCCTCTTCGCTTTTTCTGGGCCACTGTGACTTGGGGGCTGGGAGAATAGCAGAGGGGCAGGTGCAGGcagggctgaggggagagggggcCATGGTGGAGGCCTGGGGCCTTCAGGGGCTCCCCAGGGCTCCCTTCTGCCCACCACTTCAGAGGATGGGTGTAAATAGCTCTGGGGGGCTTTTGGGGTAGGTGGGTAGGGGCTCCCGGTGGCCCTCGGCTGCCCAGGCCACAGCCGCCCTTGGGTTCCATCTTGCTAATAAACACTGGCTCTGGGACTGGACTTTGGCTTTTCTCcttggcaggggagggaggttgggggtTCAGCCTACGCCCAGATTCTGTCCTTCCTGCCCCCCTTTATGTGGCCTGACCACCATTCCCACGCCTCTCTTGCAAGCTCAGCTTCCATTCGCTCGCTCACAGGTTTGTTTGTTGGTTTCTCACCTGGCTTTGTGGTgggctttgtgccaggcactaaggACTCAGTATCGGCAAGACAGAGCTATAGCCCTCACAGTCTAGCTGCCCGCACCCTGAAAACTGACTAAATTCCCATCCTTACTGCTTCCTTCCAGCCAGCTCTCAGCAGAGGGACTGGCATGAGCAAATGTCCACAGGTGGGGAAGGCCAGGGCAGGTGGGGTGCTGCTGGACAGAAGAAagtggggctgggggccctggCCCAAATTTAGTGAGTCAAGCCCCAGCGGGGGAAGCTAAGAGCTGGGGAGGCCTATGGGTCCAGCAGGGCTTATGGCCATATCTGGCGGGAAAGGGGAGCTAGAGGGGCACTGGGAGACAGTGAATGGCCCCACTTTAAATAAACACAATAAGCAGAAGCCAGATTTGCCTTGGTGTAACAAACCTGGGCTCCTGCACTGCCCCAAATCCCTAGGGGCTGCagagccaccccccaccctcacccccagggccCACTCTCAAcgtggggggtggaggatgggtggAACCCGGAAGCTGAAGGTGGCACAGATAATTTGTTGTTCCAGGACAGACCCCACCCGCCCACCCAATAGGGTAGATGTGAAGCCACCAGCCTCTGGTAGGAGCCAGTATCCATTTCCCACCGGCTTAGGGACAGGCTCACAACTCAGGATCTGAGGCCCTGGCGCACCCCCTCGTGGTCTCTTGGGTCTGCAATGGAGTTGAGTACTACCAGGCAGCCAGGTTTCCAGGAGGAGTCCAGCCAGAAGGCTCAGGATCTCTGGAGGGTAGCCTGGAGAGCCCAGGGTTTGGGTCTTCCTATAGGACGTGGGCAATCTCCAGAGCCTGGGAACTTTAGGCTTAATTGAATGATTTCCCCCAGCAGTACTCCTGTCCTGTGTGAACAAATACACAGACGCTAGACCCCCTCAGCTGAGGCGGGCATGCCCGACAGATGCCCTTAGGCAGGTCTCAGACACCCGCAGGGAACAGCTCAGGAGAAGGACAGGAAGTGAGTCCCTCCTCCGTGCCCCTGGGAGCCCCCGCACTGGGACTTATTTTCCCCATCTGACGACAGGCCTGCAAAATGTTCTCTGGAAGAGTCTGGCTGGCTCTGCATGTCAGGCACACGTGTACACATAGGCACAGGCACGTgaatgtgtgcacacatacaggCATACACGTACATAAGTGCACACGCACAGGCGGAAACCACGGGCTCGTGCACGCTAGCTCACGCACCACTCAGGTGCGCGCATTTTTACATCCCTACACAAATACCTAGGTGCACGGTATTCCACATCGGCGCGTGTGCACatgaggaaaaaggaacaaacacGTGtcaacacatgtgcacacatgtgcctGGTGTGCATGGGGACATGTGCTCCCAAGGCATAGACACACCGGCACATGTGCACATATGAGCGTACCCACGGACAAACATGTCATGTCATTGCTTTGGTTGATGCCAGCAAaggatagacacacacacacccaggcacACATAGCAGACATGCACGCCCCCCCAAGTCTGTTGGAGTCATGGAGGTATGTAGAGGCCTGCCCAGGTCAGATCTGGCCCTCGGTATGCAATGTCCTCCCCTCCTTCTTGACTCTCTGCAGAGCATGGAACCCTGGTCCAGAGTCACCCAGCCCTTCTCAACCACTTCCTTCTGTGTGACCCTCTGAGAGTAAAACGGGGCTGGTGACATGGGCACCCATCCACCAGGGCCTGTGCGAGCTTACAAAATAAGAAGCAGTGCTGATGCCCCCACCCTAGGGGCTCAGGGTCCTATTCTCCCCCTTCTAAGCCTGGACCAACGGAACATGTCTCCCTGTTCCGGCTCAGGGCCTGTCTCCACGGTCTCTCCTAGAGGGTTGGGGCTCATAGAGAGGGGTGCGGAGTCAGCAGTTGAGGGATTGGGGCCACGCCAGCCTGATTAGAAGGGCTGGGGGCTGAGCTGGATTCACCTGTCCTTGTCTCTCATTGGCTCTTGGGAACCCCTGGCCCCAAAATCCCACTAAGCAGCCCCACCGGGCCTGCACAGGTCTGTGGAAAGCCAGTTGATTGCCAGTGCCCGGGGTCAGAAGGGTGCTGGGAGAGCTGAGGCCGGCCCGAGCCCGGCTCTGGGGACCCCCTCCATCCAGAAGAACCAACTAACCACCCTGTTCACCTGCTACTGGGAACATGGGGGCTGGGGCCAGCGCTGAGGAGAAGCACTCCAGGGAGCTGGAAAAGAAGCTAAAAGAAGATGCTGAAAAGGATGCTCGAACCGTGAAACTGCTGCTTCTGGGTATGGGTGTGGGTCCGGGGGGGTCACTGCCACCAGGTCGgagaccggggtgggggggcaggcacGTAGCCTTTCTGTGAAACGGGTGACTTTGGAAGCAGAATGACCCTAAGACAGGTCAGGGACGTGAGTGGGAGCCCTGGCCCTGATAGGTGATACCCTGACTCCCCAGGCTGGGTACCCACGGAACCCCTCTCCAGAGGGCCCTGACTCAGGCACCCTCCCCTCTGGAGAAGCCAGGGGCTTCCTTGCAGAGCCCTACAATAGGGTTCCTTCCTTGAAGGTAACAGCTCTCCTGGGAGGACCATCCAGATCCACAGACAACGGCCCTTAGATTCCAGAGCTTTGTTGTTGGCAGACCTAAAGACGGTGTCCCTTTTGAGAGCTACTAAGGCCCAGCGGAGGATAGATAAAGCTATGTCCACGGTCCCGTGGGTGGTGAGGAGAGGTGGGGCTGACGCAGGCCCTCCAGGCCACTACCTCCCCACAAGAAGGAGCTGTTTTGAGAGGGCAATGTGGGTTCCACCCCAGGCTCTCCAGGATCCAGTCAGGCATCTGGATGTGGGCAGAGACCAAGCCAGAACACCCCAGGGAGACAGAGGCTAAGCCAGAAATCCCATTAACTGTGCCCAAAGCCCTGGCGAAAGCAGGCTCAGAGGGGCTGTCAGCTCTGTCTTCTCCCCCACTCAAAGGTGCTAATTCCCTCTGAGCCTCTTGGAGACACTCCCTCTCCCTACAACCCCTGAAAAGCAGGGGTGGACCCGGCTCCAATAATCCTCTGCGTGCAGTACCATAACCCACCACAATGTGGCGCTCCAGGTtctctttattttgatttcaGCCTAATCAAGAATGCAAATACCAGGGGTCTTGGAGGCTCCCCAACACAGTTGAAGTCGTTGATCGCCCTCGTCAGCCCCCCTCTGTCACTCCTGGCATTTACAAACAGTTTTCCTCTAGGGTGTCAGGACcttgttttgggggtggggagtgggggaaacAGGTGTAACTGGGGGTTGGACTTGTACCTGCCTTGAGTCTGCCCTGCCGATCCCCATCTTCTGCGCCTGGtttcggggtggggggaggttgtgGGGAAGTGCGGCCAGCGCAGCTCTGAGGCGGGGCTTCCCTTCCAGGTGCTGGTGAGTCCGGGAAGAGCACCATTGTCAAGCAGATGAAGTGAGTGCCCTTGCCCTTTCTGAGGTCCCTGAGGGTGGGCGgcgcacgggggggggggggggggggcgtccttCTCCACCAGTCCACTGGGCCCTGACCCGGCTCACCCTGGCCGCAGGATCATCCACCAGGATGGGTACTCGTTGGAAGAGTGCCTCGAGTTCATTGCCATCATCTACGGCAACACACTGCAGTCCATCCTCGCCATTGTGCGCGCCATGACCACGCTCAACATCCAATATGGAGACTCTGCCCGCCAGGTGTGCAGGGAGACTGGCTGAGCGGGGGCCTCCGGGGACTCGAGGCATGAGACTGGGCCAAGTCCACGGTCACCAGCAACAACTCCCACCCTGCCCTCAGGACGACGCCCGGAAGCTGATGCACATGGCAGACACCATCGAAGAGGGCACGATGCCCAAGGAGATGTCGGACATCATCCAGCGGCTGTGGAAGGACTCGGGTATCCAGGCCTGTTTCGAACGCGCGTCTGAGTACCAGCTCAACGACTCCGCGGGCTAGTGAGAGCGCAGGCGGGGCGCGGGGTTACGGGCGGGGTCCTACCATGTCCTTCCACTCCCCCCTacccacacacccctccccccgccgtcTCCCGCAGCTACCTCTCGGACCTGGAGCGCCTGGTCACCCCGGGCTACGTGCCCACGGAGCAGGATGTGCTGCGCTCGCGGGTCAAGACCACAGGCATCATTGAGACGCAGTTCTCCTTCAAGGACCTCCACTTCCGGTACGACCCCGCGCCCTCGCCCTGGGCCTGGCTCCGGGGGTCTGGCTGCGCGAGAGTGCAGCGCCCCGAGGCCCCGGCCCGTCCCAGAGGCCCCGGCCCGTCCCGGAGGCCCCATCCCAAAGAGACCCCGCTTCTCTGATAGCCCGCCCGCAGAAAGGCCCGGCCCCTCC from Ursus arctos isolate Adak ecotype North America unplaced genomic scaffold, UrsArc2.0 scaffold_14, whole genome shotgun sequence includes:
- the GNAT1 gene encoding guanine nucleotide-binding protein G(t) subunit alpha-1; this translates as MGAGASAEEKHSRELEKKLKEDAEKDARTVKLLLLGAGESGKSTIVKQMKIIHQDGYSLEECLEFIAIIYGNTLQSILAIVRAMTTLNIQYGDSARQDDARKLMHMADTIEEGTMPKEMSDIIQRLWKDSGIQACFERASEYQLNDSAGYYLSDLERLVTPGYVPTEQDVLRSRVKTTGIIETQFSFKDLHFRMFDVGGQRSERKKWIHCFEGVTCIIFIAALSAYDMVLVEDDEVNRMHESLHLFNSICNHRYFATTSIVLFLNKKDVFSEKIKKAHLSICFPDYDGPNTYEDAGNYIKVQFLELNMRRDVKEIYSHMTCATDTQNVKFVFDAVTDIIIKENLKDCGLF